Proteins encoded by one window of Antechinus flavipes isolate AdamAnt ecotype Samford, QLD, Australia chromosome 4, AdamAnt_v2, whole genome shotgun sequence:
- the PSRC1 gene encoding proline/serine-rich coiled-coil protein 1 isoform X2: MENLEEDIMFIVDETLDFSVPSPSDSREEEEAAEPVIPERPPRRGLAHRSDMNTVAEEPQGLRLSLGPLSPEKLEEILAEANRLAARLEQCALQERDTPDDGKGRRVKASPRRETFVVKNSPVRALLPTVSSSIRGASSLGGLSPRLRSNEKKASSKALRAVPGKKPSSTKKEVPTGSVLPSARSQSSPLSRITPPARGKVGPSGRAPVAGSASTTRPALTLQLPPSTLQRPARTQGPASRPSKLPTPTAIPKPASQALLSSRSPLSGKGSLPPESTPPRKGPLRPSAAGHRVSAPQKSSLPVSAASRNHLQFPKKVMTSGLTR, from the exons ATGGAGAATTTGGAGGAAG ACATAATGTTTATTGTGGATGAGACATTGGATTTTAGTGTGCCATCACCTTCAGACAG CCGAGAGGAGGAAGAGGCTGCGGAGCCAGTGATTCCTGAGCGGCCACCTAGACGGGGTCTGGCCCACCGGAGTGACATGAATACTGTGGCCGAAGAGCCCCAGGGCTTAAGGCTAAGCTTAGGCCCTCTCAGCCCGGAGAAGTTGGAGGAAATTCTGGCTGAAGCCAACCGTCTGGCAGCCCGACTGGAACAGTGTGCCCTGCAGGAGAGGGACACTCCTGATGATGGCAAGGGGAGGCGGGTGAAGGCCAGTCCCCGACGGGAGACATTCGTGGTAAAGAATAGCCCTGTCCGAGCCCTGCTGCCCACCGTGAGCTCTTCCATCCGGGGGGCCTCTTCTCTGGGAGGCCTGAGCCCCCGACTCCGGAGCAATGAGAAGAAGGCGTCGAGCAAGGCTCTTCGAGCTGTGCCTGGGAAGAAGCCTTCTAGCACAAAGAAA GAGGTGCCCACTGGCAGTGTGCTCCCCTCCGCAAGAAGTCAGTCTTCTCCCCTCAGCCGGATCACCCCTCCAGCCCGGGGGAAAGTGGGACCCAGCGGCAGAGCACCTGTTGCCG GCTCAGCTTCCACCACACGGCCAGCCCTCACCCTACAGCTTCCCCCAAGCACCCTTCAGCGCCCAGCCCGGACACAGGGCCCGGCCAGCAGGCCCAGCAAGCTGCCCACACCTACTGCCATCCCCAAACCCGCCAGCCAGgccctgctctccagcaggagtCCCCTGTCTGGGAAAGGCAGTCTGCCCCCAGAGTCCACTCCACCTCGGAAAGGGCCATTAAGGCCCAGCGCAGCAGGACACCGAG TTTCTGCTCCCCAGAAATCAAGCCTTCCAGTCTCTGCTGCCTCCCGAAACCATCTGCAGTTCCCCAAGAAGGTGATGACGTCTGGACTCACTAG GTAA
- the PSRC1 gene encoding proline/serine-rich coiled-coil protein 1 isoform X1, protein MENLEEDIMFIVDETLDFSVPSPSDSREEEEAAEPVIPERPPRRGLAHRSDMNTVAEEPQGLRLSLGPLSPEKLEEILAEANRLAARLEQCALQERDTPDDGKGRRVKASPRRETFVVKNSPVRALLPTVSSSIRGASSLGGLSPRLRSNEKKASSKALRAVPGKKPSSTKKEVPTGSVLPSARSQSSPLSRITPPARGKVGPSGRAPVAGSASTTRPALTLQLPPSTLQRPARTQGPASRPSKLPTPTAIPKPASQALLSSRSPLSGKGSLPPESTPPRKGPLRPSAAGHRVSAPQKSSLPVSAASRNHLQFPKKVMTSGLTRGT, encoded by the exons ATGGAGAATTTGGAGGAAG ACATAATGTTTATTGTGGATGAGACATTGGATTTTAGTGTGCCATCACCTTCAGACAG CCGAGAGGAGGAAGAGGCTGCGGAGCCAGTGATTCCTGAGCGGCCACCTAGACGGGGTCTGGCCCACCGGAGTGACATGAATACTGTGGCCGAAGAGCCCCAGGGCTTAAGGCTAAGCTTAGGCCCTCTCAGCCCGGAGAAGTTGGAGGAAATTCTGGCTGAAGCCAACCGTCTGGCAGCCCGACTGGAACAGTGTGCCCTGCAGGAGAGGGACACTCCTGATGATGGCAAGGGGAGGCGGGTGAAGGCCAGTCCCCGACGGGAGACATTCGTGGTAAAGAATAGCCCTGTCCGAGCCCTGCTGCCCACCGTGAGCTCTTCCATCCGGGGGGCCTCTTCTCTGGGAGGCCTGAGCCCCCGACTCCGGAGCAATGAGAAGAAGGCGTCGAGCAAGGCTCTTCGAGCTGTGCCTGGGAAGAAGCCTTCTAGCACAAAGAAA GAGGTGCCCACTGGCAGTGTGCTCCCCTCCGCAAGAAGTCAGTCTTCTCCCCTCAGCCGGATCACCCCTCCAGCCCGGGGGAAAGTGGGACCCAGCGGCAGAGCACCTGTTGCCG GCTCAGCTTCCACCACACGGCCAGCCCTCACCCTACAGCTTCCCCCAAGCACCCTTCAGCGCCCAGCCCGGACACAGGGCCCGGCCAGCAGGCCCAGCAAGCTGCCCACACCTACTGCCATCCCCAAACCCGCCAGCCAGgccctgctctccagcaggagtCCCCTGTCTGGGAAAGGCAGTCTGCCCCCAGAGTCCACTCCACCTCGGAAAGGGCCATTAAGGCCCAGCGCAGCAGGACACCGAG TTTCTGCTCCCCAGAAATCAAGCCTTCCAGTCTCTGCTGCCTCCCGAAACCATCTGCAGTTCCCCAAGAAGGTGATGACGTCTGGACTCACTAG aGGGACTTAA
- the PSRC1 gene encoding proline/serine-rich coiled-coil protein 1 isoform X3: MNTVAEEPQGLRLSLGPLSPEKLEEILAEANRLAARLEQCALQERDTPDDGKGRRVKASPRRETFVVKNSPVRALLPTVSSSIRGASSLGGLSPRLRSNEKKASSKALRAVPGKKPSSTKKEVPTGSVLPSARSQSSPLSRITPPARGKVGPSGRAPVAGSASTTRPALTLQLPPSTLQRPARTQGPASRPSKLPTPTAIPKPASQALLSSRSPLSGKGSLPPESTPPRKGPLRPSAAGHRVSAPQKSSLPVSAASRNHLQFPKKVMTSGLTRGT; this comes from the exons ATGAATACTGTGGCCGAAGAGCCCCAGGGCTTAAGGCTAAGCTTAGGCCCTCTCAGCCCGGAGAAGTTGGAGGAAATTCTGGCTGAAGCCAACCGTCTGGCAGCCCGACTGGAACAGTGTGCCCTGCAGGAGAGGGACACTCCTGATGATGGCAAGGGGAGGCGGGTGAAGGCCAGTCCCCGACGGGAGACATTCGTGGTAAAGAATAGCCCTGTCCGAGCCCTGCTGCCCACCGTGAGCTCTTCCATCCGGGGGGCCTCTTCTCTGGGAGGCCTGAGCCCCCGACTCCGGAGCAATGAGAAGAAGGCGTCGAGCAAGGCTCTTCGAGCTGTGCCTGGGAAGAAGCCTTCTAGCACAAAGAAA GAGGTGCCCACTGGCAGTGTGCTCCCCTCCGCAAGAAGTCAGTCTTCTCCCCTCAGCCGGATCACCCCTCCAGCCCGGGGGAAAGTGGGACCCAGCGGCAGAGCACCTGTTGCCG GCTCAGCTTCCACCACACGGCCAGCCCTCACCCTACAGCTTCCCCCAAGCACCCTTCAGCGCCCAGCCCGGACACAGGGCCCGGCCAGCAGGCCCAGCAAGCTGCCCACACCTACTGCCATCCCCAAACCCGCCAGCCAGgccctgctctccagcaggagtCCCCTGTCTGGGAAAGGCAGTCTGCCCCCAGAGTCCACTCCACCTCGGAAAGGGCCATTAAGGCCCAGCGCAGCAGGACACCGAG TTTCTGCTCCCCAGAAATCAAGCCTTCCAGTCTCTGCTGCCTCCCGAAACCATCTGCAGTTCCCCAAGAAGGTGATGACGTCTGGACTCACTAG aGGGACTTAA